The nucleotide sequence TGTTAAAACGCTCTACTAAAGCAGTTTTCGCTTCCTCTTCGATGTCTGGGCGGACGATGTACATGATTTCATAATTTCTCATCCGTTTTGCACCTCCTTTTGGTCTTAGCGGCCCCTTAACTTAAAAGGAGCAAGGAGTAAATAATCAAGTTAATTACTCACAATGAAGTATTATAGCAAATAAATGAAGCTTTAGCAAGTTAGTTAGTCTTTCCTATTCACTAGTCAACAAAGGGATGAAGAATTCCAGACTTACTTACACATTAAATCGGAAATGCATAACATCTCCATCTTTCACCAAATATTCTTTTCCTTCCAATCGAACCTTCCCTTTTTCTTTTGCCGCATTCATGGAACCTGTCTCGATAAGATCGTCGTACGAAACGGTTTCAGCACGAATAAAGCCTTTTTCAAAATCGGTATGGATGATTCCTGCTGCTTGTGGAGCCTTGATTCCTTTTTTAAAGGTCCATGCTCTCACTTCTTGTTCACCAGCTGTGAAATAGGTAGCTAAACCAAGCATGTGATAAGCAGCTCTGATTAATTGATCTAATCCAGACTCTTTAATTCCGAGCTCTTCTAAAAACATTTCTTTTTCTTCTCCATCAAGCTCGGCAATCTCAGATTCTACCTTTGCACTAATCACAATTACCTCGGAGTTCTCTGTTGCTGCAAACTCTCTCACTAATTTTACGTTTGGATTATCATCGGCTTCTAATAACTCATCTTCTCCGACATTTGCCACGTAAAGTACAGATTTACTTGTTAATAGATGAAGACCTTTTGCTATCTTCATTTGATCGTCTGTGAGTTCTACTGCTCTTGCCGGAATTTCATTTTCAAGAGCTTCCTTTATTTTAGAAAGAACTTCAAACTCTGCTGTTGCTTCTTTGTCTTTTTGTTTCGCTAACTTTTCAACCCGTTGAATTCTTTTCGATACAGATTCCAAGTCCGCCAAAATTAGTTCTAAATTAATCGTTTCAATATCAGAAATCGGATCTACTCTCCCTGATACGTGAGTAATGTTTTCATCCTGAAAACAACGAACAACATGACAAATCGCATCTACTTGTCTGATATGAGATAGGAATTGGTTTCCTAGTCCTTCGCCTTTACTTGCACCTTTTACAATCCCTGCAATATCAGTGAATTCAAAGGCAGTTGGGATTGTTTTTTTCGGTTTGACTAGCTCCGTTAATTTTCCTAGACGGTAATCAGGAACTTCTACAATGCCTACATTGGGATCAATTGTACAAAATGGGTAGTTCGCTGATTCTGCTCCTGCTTGCGTAATTGCGTTAAATAAAGTTGACTTCCCAACGTTTGGTAAACCAACAATTCCTGCTGTTAAAGCCATGATTACTTCCACTCCTTAAGGATTACCGGTCATATGATCGTTTCCGCACTATTATTATAGTATAAATACAACATATCACAAATCCACAAAATGAAGAAACAAGGAAAAATAATCCCTTGTTTTGTAAGATTCATGAATGAACCGTTTCTTTTTTGATTTGTTTCACGTGGAACATTTTAGTTTTGCTCTTCACGTTCCAACACTTTTTTTAGTTTACTAGTGAACTTTTTACGAGGAATTAATACACTATGGCCACAGCCTTCACACTTAATTCGGATATCCATCCCCATCCGGATAATCTTCCATCGATTTTCACCACAAGGATGTGGCTTTTTCATTTGTACCACGTCATTAAGCTGGAAATCTTTCTCGACCATATGGCTACTCACCTTCCTTTACTTCCTGTTCTCTCGCGTACATGACCATTCTTGGATAAGGTATATCAATGTTCTCTTCATCAAATCTTTGTTTGATTTCTTTTCTAATAATACGCGACATTTCCCAATGCGTCATTGGTTGTACTTCTACTGTTATCCGAAGTACGATGTGAGAAGCATCCAGCAATTGTACTCCTAATGATTCTGGAGGACTTACAATTTGCGGATACCTTGCTGGAAGTTTCCTTAAAACCTCCTGGATCAGGTTATCGACTCTTTCTATATCTGTTTCATATGGTACTTTCACATCCACAACAGCAATACTATTATGTATCGAGTAGTTCGTGATTTGTGTAATGTTCCCATTCGGTAGTATATGAAGCTCCCCTGTCCAACTTTTGATCTTTGTTGTACGAAGGCCGATTTCATCTACCTCTCCTTCAATCCCAGATACTTGAACATAGTCCCCAACTGAAAACTGGTCTTCGAAAATAATAAAGAACCCTGTTACTAAATCTTTTACTAAATTTTGCGTTCCAAAACCTATCGCTAATCCAGCAAACCCAGCACCTGCTAAAAGCGCTCCAACTGGGATAGATAATGCCTCTAGTATCATTATAAACGAAGTGAAATAAACAACATAATTAAGAGAATTATGAATGAGTTTTTTCAATGTGTTTTCTCTTCGTTCAGAAATTTTGAACGGTCCTCTTTCCCTTTTTCGAAAAAGCCGGTCAATAATATTCTTCCCTATTTTAATTACTACAGTAGCCATTAAAAAAATGATCAAAATCCGGATAAGGACCTGTCCTATATCTAACCACAACTGTGGTCCGATGATTTTCTCCACAAGTCCATTCCATTCCTTTTGAAAATTCCCTTCTGGTCCTGCTACCACTTCGTACATATATTCTATCATTTTTCTAGCCCTTTGTATCGATTCACAATAGGATATAAAATAATAGATGATAAAACATATAAATTCAGTACTCCATATAGAGGATATAGGTACTCAATTAATGTAGAGAATCCTATATTTGTTAATGGCAGCATTAGTACTACCGTAATTAATGCTAATACCCAAAGTGGTCCTGCTACTAGATTCCGAAGACGTGTCACAAGACCGAGAGTACCCGATACAGCAGTTGTAAAAATCGCTAGCCAGAGCATTGCAGACATAAAAAGAAACATAATATAAGGATAATCCTTTAAGATCGCAAAAAGTGGAATCTCATATAAAAGAACCGCATCTGAAATCTGAACTAAACTATTGTTATAAATGTAGGAAATAACCCCGAGAATCGCCCCACTACCGAGGCTTGCAATCCATATCTCTCCCTTCCCTTTAACTTGATCACCAATCGCCCCCAACACCGCAATTAGTGGCAAAATATTAAGTGCGGTAAATGGAAATGCGGCTGTCCAGTTTCGTTGGTGCGCTAAATCAGGAAAAAAGGACAGTTGATTTTGTAAGGAAAAAATCACGAGTACACTCAAAAGACCTACAATAAGCAATGGAAGAATAAAACTATTCATGGATAGTACGCCATTTAAATCCTTCACAAAAACGAGTACGAGGGGGATAGCTATCACTACAATTCCAAACCAGTTCGGTAAATCAAAAGCATGTAATGTTGCCCCACTTCCCGCAAGCATAATAACTGTAGTCGAAAATAAGTAAAGTAAAATCATGCCATCATATACAACACTCAGTTTCTTCCCAACGATTTTCTCTAAGACAGGTATGTAGTGAGAAGATTTATGTTCATAACTAATCCTTAATATAACATAGCAGCTTAATGTAAAGAGAATAGTGAACAGCAAGATAGCCAGTCCACTTTCTTCCCCAAAAAATTGCCAAAGTTCTCTACCGGAAGCATACCCTGCTCCAATCATTGTTCCAATTATTAAAAACATCCATTTAAATCCAGAATTCCACATAACGTTCCTCCAGTTAAATTAATTTCTTCGATGTATAGAAGCTCTCAAAAATTCGTATACTATAACGAATATGTCACTGGAGGATAAGCTATGAATCTAATGAAGAGATTTTCGAAAAATAAAAGGGTCGTGTTCTCTAATGACGATTCCTCGTTCTCCCTTACCATGGCTAAAACCATTCATCAATGGCGTGAAAATAAGACAACAGAGGTTGTACTCATTTGCATCGGTACAGATCGTTCAACAGGAGACTCTTTAGGGCCTCTAACAGGCACGTTACTGCTTGAGCAAGGTGTTAAGCATCTAACAGTCTATGGCACCTTAGAAAACCCTGTACATGCCGTTAATTTAAAGGAAACGCTAAATCATATCAAAGAAAAGCACCCATCCTCTTTTCTTATTGCTGTCGACGCTTGTCTAGGAAAAAAACAGTCTATTGGACAAATCATTACAGGTGTTGGTTCCATGAAACCAGGAGCTGCCTTAAAGAAGGATCTCCCTGAGGTTGGAGATGTGTACATATCTGGCGTTGTAAATATTGGGGGGTATATGGACTTTCTTGTCTTACAGAACACTAGACTTCACCAAGTACGAGAGATGTCCCAAAAAATTGCAAAAGGCCTTACCTATTTAGACCATCTACTCGCATTAGAAATCCAATTACAAAAGAAACAAGTATCTACTAAAGAAACTCCTTAATGCACTTATAGAGATGCTTGAGATAAAGTGTTTTAATCATAATAAGATCCGAACGATGGTTCGATACTCTTTAATTAGAATTCGAATCCGTTCGGATTTTTTAGGGTAATTTTGTTACTTTTGTTGCTAATAATATAGATAGTCACTAATAGTCACTCTTTTAGATTGTTTATCAAGTCGACTGCAAATCCTGCCCTCCAGCAGCATAGTTTAAACTCAACCTATAGTGATTAATGTTTTCGTCGCAATTTATATCAATATAAATCAAAATATCTAACCATTGATATTAATATGATAATCACTCATTCGTTTTTAGAATAGAAAGTTATAGTTTTGCCCTGCCTTTTTAAAACCAAGCTTGATAGATTGCTATAAATAGAGCGACAGTAACGAGAGAAGGTAATAGATTCGCAACTTTTATATCTGTAACTTTTAATAGATTTAAACCTATCGCAACAATTAACAAACCACCTGTAGCTGTCATTTCAATGATGAACATGTCCATATACGCTTCTGGTAGCATACTTTGAATGTTTTTTGCCAGTAAAGCAATGGTGCCTTGATAAAGGATAACCGGAACAACGGATAATACTACACCAAACCCAAGAGTGGTCGTTAGTACTAAGGCAACAAATCCATCTAGAATGCCTTTTGTGATTAATACCTCATGGTCTCCTCTTATACCACTGTCTAACGCACCAATTACAGCCATCGCCCCTACTACAAATATGAGGGACGCAGTAATGAATCCCTGTGCTACACTTACTTCACTTTTCGGTTTGAACTTGGATTCCACCCATTGGCCAAAACGATTTAGATTATGATCTAAGTTTAGGATTTCTCCCAATATAGCACCTGTGAGTAGACTTAACAGAACGATAACAATATTCTCCGTTTTAATTGCCATTTGAAGTCCAATTAATAGAACAGCTAATCCAATCCCATTCATTATCGTTTGTTTCATTCTTTCAGGTATCTTTGTAAAAAATAATCCAACTACAGTACCTAGTATGATACATGCTCCATTTATTAATGTCCCTAACAATGCCATGTCTACAACTCCAATAATTAATAATTGTTTCACGTGAAACATTTAAAAAATAACAAAGAAAAAGCCTGACTTTATTGATTGTACAATAAAGTCAGACAGAATCCTACGAATGAAATAAATCTAATATTCGTTCTAAATCATCATCAGAGAAAAACTCTATTTCGATCTTCCCTTTTCGTTTTCCTTTATGGATCGTAACACTTGTTCCAAGGTGATCCCTAAGTATGTTTTCTCTTTCAACAAGAAAGATATCCTTTTTAATTTTATCCTTCTTTTTCTTTTCTTGTGGAGCATTTTCATTAATTGCTGTAATTAACTGCTCGACTTGTCGTACATTTAAGCCTTCTTTTCTTATCTTATCTACGACTTTTTCTACTTTAGATTTATCTTTTAATCCTAATAATGCTCTTCCGTGTCCCATGGATAGCTCTCCACTATTAATTAGAGCACTTACTTGATCTGGCAAGGTTAACAGGCGAACCAAGTTAGCGATGTGTGGGCGACTTTTCCCAAGTCGTTTCGCAAGTTCTTCCTGGGTAACGTTTAATTCTTTCATCAGATTGGAATAGGCGTAGGCTTCTTCAATTGGTGTTAAATCCTCCCTTTGAAGATTTTCCAATAAAGCAAGCTCCATCATATTCTCATCCGTCAATTCTTTCACAATTACCGGGATTTTCTCTAATCCTGCTTCTTTTGCAGCACGGAATCTTCTTTCCCCAACGACAATTTCATATCCTTTTATGCTTTTTCGTACGATCAATGGCTGAAGTATTCCATGCTGTACAATGGATTCCTTTAATTCCTCAATCGCGTCTGCATGAAAGGTTTTTCTCGGTTGATATGGATTTGGTCGACATTCCTTAACAGGTACTTCTTGAACCAGCGCTTCATCAACGGATTCTAGCTCAGGAAAAAATGCATTAATACCTTTCCCCAACCCTCTCGCTACCATTGGCGATCACTTCCTTTGCTAATTCTAAATATACTTCGGCACCGCGGGATTTTGGATCATACAAAATGATAGGTTGTCCGTGACTTGGTGCTTCACCCAGCCTTATATTTCTTGGAATGATAGATTGATAAACTTTGTCTTGAAAATATTTTTTAACTTCTTCTATTACTTGGATACCTAGATTCGTTCTAGCATCTAACATCGTTAATAAAACACCTTCAATCATAAGCTGTTTATTTAGATGTTTTTGAACTAAACGAATGGTATTAAGAAGCTGACTCAGCCCTTCTAGCGCATAATACTCACATTGAACTGGGATTAGGACCGTATCTGCTGCCGTTAAGGAGTTAATTGTCAGTAATCCCAATGATGGAGGACAATCGATGATAACAAATTCATAATTATCTCTTATGCTATCGATTGCTTTTTTCAAGCGAACCTCTCTAGAAATAGTAGGTACTAACTCTATTTCCGCCCCAGCTAATTGAATGGTTGCAGGGATAATATCCAAATTTTCAACGGATGTAGGAACACACACTTTTTCAGCTTCTAAATCCTCTACTAAAACATTATAGATACACTGATCCATA is from Radiobacillus kanasensis and encodes:
- the ychF gene encoding redox-regulated ATPase YchF, whose protein sequence is MALTAGIVGLPNVGKSTLFNAITQAGAESANYPFCTIDPNVGIVEVPDYRLGKLTELVKPKKTIPTAFEFTDIAGIVKGASKGEGLGNQFLSHIRQVDAICHVVRCFQDENITHVSGRVDPISDIETINLELILADLESVSKRIQRVEKLAKQKDKEATAEFEVLSKIKEALENEIPARAVELTDDQMKIAKGLHLLTSKSVLYVANVGEDELLEADDNPNVKLVREFAATENSEVIVISAKVESEIAELDGEEKEMFLEELGIKESGLDQLIRAAYHMLGLATYFTAGEQEVRAWTFKKGIKAPQAAGIIHTDFEKGFIRAETVSYDDLIETGSMNAAKEKGKVRLEGKEYLVKDGDVMHFRFNV
- a CDS encoding ParB/RepB/Spo0J family partition protein is translated as MVARGLGKGINAFFPELESVDEALVQEVPVKECRPNPYQPRKTFHADAIEELKESIVQHGILQPLIVRKSIKGYEIVVGERRFRAAKEAGLEKIPVIVKELTDENMMELALLENLQREDLTPIEEAYAYSNLMKELNVTQEELAKRLGKSRPHIANLVRLLTLPDQVSALINSGELSMGHGRALLGLKDKSKVEKVVDKIRKEGLNVRQVEQLITAINENAPQEKKKKDKIKKDIFLVERENILRDHLGTSVTIHKGKRKGKIEIEFFSDDDLERILDLFHS
- the yyaC gene encoding spore protease YyaC, with the translated sequence MNLMKRFSKNKRVVFSNDDSSFSLTMAKTIHQWRENKTTEVVLICIGTDRSTGDSLGPLTGTLLLEQGVKHLTVYGTLENPVHAVNLKETLNHIKEKHPSSFLIAVDACLGKKQSIGQIITGVGSMKPGAALKKDLPEVGDVYISGVVNIGGYMDFLVLQNTRLHQVREMSQKIAKGLTYLDHLLALEIQLQKKQVSTKETP
- a CDS encoding mechanosensitive ion channel family protein, producing the protein MIEYMYEVVAGPEGNFQKEWNGLVEKIIGPQLWLDIGQVLIRILIIFLMATVVIKIGKNIIDRLFRKRERGPFKISERRENTLKKLIHNSLNYVVYFTSFIMILEALSIPVGALLAGAGFAGLAIGFGTQNLVKDLVTGFFIIFEDQFSVGDYVQVSGIEGEVDEIGLRTTKIKSWTGELHILPNGNITQITNYSIHNSIAVVDVKVPYETDIERVDNLIQEVLRKLPARYPQIVSPPESLGVQLLDASHIVLRITVEVQPMTHWEMSRIIRKEIKQRFDEENIDIPYPRMVMYAREQEVKEGE
- a CDS encoding DUF554 domain-containing protein, whose product is MALLGTLINGACIILGTVVGLFFTKIPERMKQTIMNGIGLAVLLIGLQMAIKTENIVIVLLSLLTGAILGEILNLDHNLNRFGQWVESKFKPKSEVSVAQGFITASLIFVVGAMAVIGALDSGIRGDHEVLITKGILDGFVALVLTTTLGFGVVLSVVPVILYQGTIALLAKNIQSMLPEAYMDMFIIEMTATGGLLIVAIGLNLLKVTDIKVANLLPSLVTVALFIAIYQAWF
- a CDS encoding YkvI family membrane protein, which codes for MWNSGFKWMFLIIGTMIGAGYASGRELWQFFGEESGLAILLFTILFTLSCYVILRISYEHKSSHYIPVLEKIVGKKLSVVYDGMILLYLFSTTVIMLAGSGATLHAFDLPNWFGIVVIAIPLVLVFVKDLNGVLSMNSFILPLLIVGLLSVLVIFSLQNQLSFFPDLAHQRNWTAAFPFTALNILPLIAVLGAIGDQVKGKGEIWIASLGSGAILGVISYIYNNSLVQISDAVLLYEIPLFAILKDYPYIMFLFMSAMLWLAIFTTAVSGTLGLVTRLRNLVAGPLWVLALITVVLMLPLTNIGFSTLIEYLYPLYGVLNLYVLSSIILYPIVNRYKGLEK
- a CDS encoding DUF951 domain-containing protein — encoded protein: MVEKDFQLNDVVQMKKPHPCGENRWKIIRMGMDIRIKCEGCGHSVLIPRKKFTSKLKKVLEREEQN
- a CDS encoding ParA family protein, which produces MGKVIAIANQKGGVGKTTSAVNLSSCLAYLNHKVLLVDIDPQGNATSGVGINKADMDQCIYNVLVEDLEAEKVCVPTSVENLDIIPATIQLAGAEIELVPTISREVRLKKAIDSIRDNYEFVIIDCPPSLGLLTINSLTAADTVLIPVQCEYYALEGLSQLLNTIRLVQKHLNKQLMIEGVLLTMLDARTNLGIQVIEEVKKYFQDKVYQSIIPRNIRLGEAPSHGQPIILYDPKSRGAEVYLELAKEVIANGSERVGERY